TTGGAGACTTTGTACGGATCGCGGCCGGCCAGCATGAACCCGACGAAAATCGTCGTCAGCGCGGTGCTCGAGACCAGGCTCATCAGCAGGGCCCCCAACATCTGGGCGTACGCCGGCATCTGAGAAATCAGGTTGTTTTTGATCGCCGAGATGATCAATTCCGAGTCAGGGCGGTCAAATTCTACCCCTAACCAGCTATCCGCCATCGCGTACCCCTGGATGACGATCGCGTCGAGCTTTCGCTGGAGGTCAAATTCGAGCTGCCGCAGCATTTGCGGGTCCGAAATGCTCTGGATTACCAGCAGCACCAGGAAACTCATGACGACCAAGGCCAGGCCAACGATCAGCAGCGCGACGGTCACCGCCATAAACTTGGAAAATCGAAGCCGAACCATCGAAAAATCGACGATCGGCGCCACCAGGTAATTGAGGAAGACCGCCAGCGTAAAGGGAATCAAAATGCTGCGGGCATAAGCGACGGCAAACGAGACCGCGACCGCCGCCAGGATCAACAGGGCCCCGGTTTGCAGGTTCGAGCGCTCTTCGTTCAGCTTGGGGAGGGTCGCCTGTTCCGAATTCATCGATTATTCCGCGCTTTCGCCCCGATGGGCGGTGTTAGGTGAGAAATCTGGTGTCCGATTATGTCCGGCTGGTGGCGGTAGTTACAACCGCCGGGGACGGCTATTCCTAGCAGACAGCGGACAAAAATTGCGGTAAACTCAACCCCTGG
The genomic region above belongs to Blastopirellula retiformator and contains:
- a CDS encoding AI-2E family transporter; this encodes MNSEQATLPKLNEERSNLQTGALLILAAVAVSFAVAYARSILIPFTLAVFLNYLVAPIVDFSMVRLRFSKFMAVTVALLIVGLALVVMSFLVLLVIQSISDPQMLRQLEFDLQRKLDAIVIQGYAMADSWLGVEFDRPDSELIISAIKNNLISQMPAYAQMLGALLMSLVSSTALTTIFVGFMLAGRDPYKVSKGMYAEIDQKIRRYITTKFMISAVTGLLVWATLAMMGMRLASLFGLMAFMLNFIPSVGSIIATLLPIPLAIVDFDSVVMIVLVIAIPGAIQMTLGNVIEPMIMGEGLQLHPVTILLSLTFWGMLWGPAGMVLAVPITATMRIVLLRFETTRAIGNLMAGIFPEHM